The Nitrospira sp. DNA segment GTGTTGTCGGTACGCGATCTGTTGCAACCGGTTGCGATAGACGAGTTCTAATCCGCATGCGGCAGGCACTCACATTGACGTTACGCCTGACCAACAGCCCGGCGTGCCAGTATTTAACACACCCGTAACATACCAGTGATGCGCCAGCAATCATTGCTTCGTAGGATGTTTCACGTGACAGACGAGATCACTACTCTAGCGGAGGAGAGAACATGTTGAGTCAGGGACAGAGGCAAGGATGGGGGCGGCGGACAGTCCTGATGGGTCTGATGGGGATCATGGCGACGACCGGTTCCTTGGCCGTGGGTCCGATGCAGGCAGCTCAGGCCGAGAACGCCGGGCCGACGGCGAGTCTGGCGTTTGAAGAAGGATTGGTGCAATACAATCCGCAGACACAGGTCGCAGGAAGCCTTCGCGTTCAAGGCTCCGATACCATGTCCCTCCTCATGAGTCGGCTCGCGGGTGAGTTTCAACGCCGTCAGCCGAATGTCTCGATCAATGTGAGCGGGGGCGGATCGACCAAGGCGGTGAATGAGTTTATTCAGCCGCCCGCTAAATTGAGCGGGAAGATTGCGCTCAAGGAAGAACGCCCGACCTATGTGTCCCTGGTGGCCTCCTCACGTGAGTTGCTTGATGCCGAGGTCAAACAATTTGTCGCCCAGCATGGATATGAACCGACCGGCATTCCTGTGGCCGTCGATGCCGTGGCGCTGTATGTTCATCGTGACAATCCCATCCAGGGCCTTACGCTCGATCAGGTTGATGCCATGTTTTCAACCA contains these protein-coding regions:
- a CDS encoding PstS family phosphate ABC transporter substrate-binding protein: MLSQGQRQGWGRRTVLMGLMGIMATTGSLAVGPMQAAQAENAGPTASLAFEEGLVQYNPQTQVAGSLRVQGSDTMSLLMSRLAGEFQRRQPNVSINVSGGGSTKAVNEFIQPPAKLSGKIALKEERPTYVSLVASSRELLDAEVKQFVAQHGYEPTGIPVAVDAVALYVHRDNPIQGLTLDQVDAMFSTTHNRGLKANLSQWGALGLQDGWEKAPVRLYGRDRRSGTRAFFQEHCLAGGEFAPTLREEPGAASVILDLTRDQLGIGYSGLGLETSSVRIVPLAENQGMPFVAPTAATVSDQTYPLRRMLYLYIDKSPKAPLAPAVQEFLTFVTSREGQEAVMKAGFFPLPMNQVKKNFLALGLTGQDATLTN